Proteins found in one Planococcus citri chromosome 2, ihPlaCitr1.1, whole genome shotgun sequence genomic segment:
- the LOC135837699 gene encoding uncharacterized protein LOC135837699, whose product MTESVSKENAKRILAVLRSSDEKIKVSGYRNVILVIGNTGSSGKSTLTHFLAGNNDELVSSEVGENSGEFIISNDNNNKISVNSMVISKTITFPETIVDAERKLVFIDCPGFNDSRSEAYDIAAPYFIKKIVENVKNVKIILTVSYPSLRKGVNRIDFLQLLEHVGILIKNIEKNVDGVALIATKVDNTFTFRNCAASMVPDTSIILSVLHKRLSQYEIQKDTKRFHVPEFETGSGLLGSFADFINFFNEISSAEFLKVANLKDLQKVNIDETKIRYFNRAIESTLRDSVNYFVDNDTIFQSTGEYIKLSDLIAREDNIRTRSVQILAKHTAIRKYLIGIEFEYLLIDKNEKIRYFDNLNINDLHDVIEKRKNINNPFLCQDDYGIKAGYWYIEGDERFSMRGVLTKQIIKGIEIRTPPYSSINDAIDGLLNIEKDLSICLAQCDLKLAIAAFNPVARKYKYQPPLNEWEISKREKNPEFINTDIALLTYGPDINISVPHMSDKDIITAVQKLNYYAPEIVVLTLNAPFYREKRWKGLSKRTFDRANFRPACKGYINGGNTLNISFIHAAEIAAEHGRIEFKAFDATPSLPLLKSCSSLILGLIMDKSLFYKNEVRSANDFQEVSINPFANRKTKKIISNLLQAAQYALIENELFQEAKGIDFLFYLLEEKMIPAYDTIRLNEKNGKMIHLGGLGK is encoded by the coding sequence ATGACCGAATCCGTGAGTAAGGAGAACGCGAAGAGGATTTTGGCTGTATTGCGAtcaagtgatgaaaaaatcaaagtgtcCGGATACCGCAATGTAATCCTAGTTATCGGTAATACAGGCTCATCAGGTAAATCCACATTGACACATTTCTTGGCCGGAAACAACGACGAACTTGTATCGAGCGAAGTAGGCGAGAATTCCGGCGAGTTTATAATTTCCAACGATAATAATAACAAGATCAGCGTGAACTCGAtggtaatttccaaaacaatAACGTTTCCCGAAACGATCGTCGATGCTGAAagaaaactcgtttttatcgaTTGCCCAGGATTTAACGATAGTCGCAGCGAAGCTTACGATATCGCTGCCCCgtactttatcaaaaaaattgtagaaaacgtaaaaaatgtgaaaatcatctTGACCGTGAGTTACCCTTCGCTTAGAAAAGGCGTCAATCGTATCGATTTTCTTCAGTTGCTAGAACACGTGggcattttgatcaaaaatatcgaaaaaaacgTCGACGGAGTTGCCCTTATCGCGACCAAAGTCGATAATACGTTCACTTTTCGAAACTGCGCCGCTTCCATGGTACCGGACACGTCGATTATACTTTCTGTTCTTCATAAACGTTTATCGCAATACGAAATTCAGAAAGATACCAAACGCTTTCATGTTCCGGAATTCGAAACCGGTTCTGGTCTGCTCGGAAGCTTCGccgatttcatcaattttttcaacgaaatcaGCTCTGCAGAATTCCTCAAGGTGGCGAATCTCAAAGATCTGCAAAAGGTCAACATCGACGAGAccaaaattcgatattttaatCGAGCAATCGAGTCTACTTTGCGAGATTCTGTCAATTACTTTGTGGATAATGATACAATATTCCAATCTACAGGCGAATATATTAAATTGAGCGATTTGATCGCCCGTGAAGACAACATCCGGACTAGATCTGTACAAATATTGGCCAAACATACGGCGATAAGAAAATATTTAATAGGAATAGAGTTCGAGTACTTACTAatagataaaaatgaaaaaatacgttATTTTGATAACTTGAATATTAACGATCTCCACGATGTTATTGAAAAGcggaaaaatataaataatccTTTTTTGTGCCAAGATGATTATGGTATCAAGGCTGGATACTGGTATATAGAAGGCGACGAACGTTTTTCTATGCGTGGTGTGTTAACTAAACAAATAATAAAAGGCATTGAAATAAGAACGCCTCCTTACTCATCAATTAACGATGCGATAGATGGGCTTTTGAATATAGAAAAAGATCTATCAATATGCTTAGCACAATGCGATCTAAAACTAGCGATCGCTGCCTTTAATCCAGTAGCtagaaaatacaaatatcagCCACCACTAAATGAATGGGAAATAtcgaaacgagaaaaaaatccagaatttaTTAACACTGATATAGCATTACTTACTTATGGGCCAGATATTAATATATCCGTACCACATATGAGCGACAAGGATATAATTACTGCTGTTCAAAAACTTAATTACTATGCTCCAGAGATTGTAGTCTTGACGTTAAATGCCCCTTTTTATCGAGAAAAAAGATGGAAAGGTTTATCTAAACGAACCTTTGATCGAGCAAACTTCAGACCGGCTTGTAAAGGGTATATCAATGGAGGAAATACATTGAACATTTCTTTTATTCATGCTGCTGAAATAGCAGCAGAGCATGGTAGGATTGAATTCAAAGCGTTTGATGCTACCCCTTCACTACCACTCTTAAAATCTTGTTCTTCTTTAATATTAGGGTTAATTATGGATAAgtctttattttataaaaatgaagtgAGAAGTGCGAATGATTTTCAAGAGGTTTCAATTAACCCATTCGCTAAtcggaaaacaaaaaaaatcataagtaatTTATTGCAAGCCGCTCAATATGCCTTGATAGAAAATGAATTATTCCAAGAAGCGaaaggaattgattttttattttacctgcTAGAAGAAAAAATGATACCCGCCTACGATACTATaagattaaatgaaaaaaatggaaaaatgatacACTTGGGTGGTCTTGGTAAGTAA